Genomic DNA from Phyllopteryx taeniolatus isolate TA_2022b chromosome 10, UOR_Ptae_1.2, whole genome shotgun sequence:
TGGACCTATCAAGGCCACAGAAACTCATCCAGAAAGGTGTGTTCCTTTGTAAAAAGCAGctgattgttttgcttttggggGGTGTATCTGGGACATAAAGTATTTCATTTATTAGGAAACTCGTGCTAACCACTATGGCACCACACTGCTCAGGAccataaaaaaagatatatacacataaatgatagttttttgttgtattttattttccgcTTGAATTATACCGGTTATTgttgacattgtttttaaagGTTTGCACATTTTTCCCCCAGCCTCCGAGCAAAATATGCCACGTCTGAGCTGGAGAATGCTCTCCATGGCAGCGAGTCATTTCATGTGGCAGAGCGAGAGATCAAATTCATGTTCCCAAACAGTAAgaagtacacacaaacacacactgtgttgtttgtataaaatgtaaacacgacTGAAATACACTTTCTGCGTAGCACTAACTGTCCCCACAAGAGAAGAAACTGAAGAATACCTGAGTCGGTATGTGAACCAAACTTTGCTACAAGGACTCACCGAGCTCTGCAAGCACAAACCTCTCAACCCCTGTGTAAGTAAAGTCACACATATTTATTCATCACTACTGAATGGAATTGTTTATGTATACTCCCATTACACTTTCAACAGGTCTGGCTTGCTGAGTGGCTCATCAAAAACAATCCAAACAAGCCTCAAATATGTGATGGAGCTGTTGTGAAAGGAGCAGAGTGACATCagggaaaagagagaaaaaaaaagaatataataATGTAATCAAATATGAATATGTCATCTTGACAATAGTACTTTCAGTGCAAGTGACAGACCTTTTACAAACAGTCATATAATAGGATCTCAAGTTACGTTGCATGTGTACATCACCCTATAATTTAGAGGTTGAaggattcaaatgaaaatgtgacagGGAACTTAGCTGCTGTTAACACTCTTAAGTGCTTTatgtcctaaaaaaaacaacttgtacAGTAAATATCAAAGTGCCCATAaatagcccaaaaaaaaaaaaaaacatacacacccATGTTCTTGTCTATTTTTTCaatacattatttaaacagTTTATGTCAAGTACATACAACATATACTAGAGCtctaacaaatataaaaaagggATAGAAAAAAGTACCATTAAATGTCGGCCACGTTTACAAATGTATGCATTTTGTAGGGCTAGGAATTTGCAGAGTGAAATAAATTACACTAAGAAATGTGGAAAGTTGAATGTGTACAAAGAAGTGGACCTCAAATTGTTGTACAATTACTGTACCTCTAATGGGACACAAAATAATCACTCAATGTTACAGTGgcctcaaatgttttttaaatccagtacagtccATTTAAGTGgcattcagttgtatttaactttaatttacattttgttgtaaatcaataaaaaatcaatactattggttgTTCCCAATGTGGGGCTGTTCTTACAAATTGGgtagctgtggctcagtaggtagagagGCTCTGACTGTCTGCATGTCAaagtttaacaaaaaataaaccaacATCCATGGTAATGCATTACGTCTTgctttgtacagtatttgtgcagTTTTAAAACCCACCAGACCCTCAAACTTCAATGtctgtgatttaaaaataataataattgtgtgtTCATAATTACCTAAATTATTCACTATTCCGATGGCTCTTTTTTGCATAGCACATAATGGTTGTAAGTGATACCCCACACCTCCACACAGTAGATCAGCATTTCGGTCTACTCCACTTCAAATGTTTGTTGGTAATAAGGGAGAGCCAATCATTTttggaggtggtacttggtgtaaaaataatttcccaaacaaaaataaatcctaCAAATGGTTGATATTTGTGTTCTTATTGTCATATTAACATGTATCTTTCAaggaaaaacaatcatgttAACAAGTCACATTTGACCAAAATGACTTGACATTATATTAGAAAAATAGTCATACATAATAGTTTCATCAACATGCCCCCAAACGATTCAAGAGTTGTCCACATCCACAAATTTGGTGATTAAAAAAGACTTTGAATATGGACTTCATTTAGTTATGGATGCAATATTTGTATGGTTAAAGCAAGGCACGTTTCCCCAGGCTATGTCCTCAAAAGTgacagttttatttcaaatttgccTCTTGCAgagaaatctaaaaaaaaaatttctttacGTCACAGACATCAAAGAGTTGTTACGTAAAGACGCTCACAGTGCAGCGTACTCACACAACCTTCAACACACGAACTAAGGTCGACGCTACACATGCGAAGCACATTGTCCAACCCTGACCACTTTTGAAGGCAAGTTGCTTATTACATGTTGttcaaaaatattaatttgcTGTAAAACAAAACCGATGTCTGAGTAGTGGGGGTTTGTAATGGGGATGTTAGCAGTTAGCATTTGTTATCCAGTTCATAATATTGAGTCAAGTTCAGCTCGAAAAGCAACACGCCCTTGTGTGCGTGACAAATATAGGCGACTGGACGATACTCCGAATGTCGCCGACAGATGTGGCCACAGAcagcaaacaaaacatgaaaccaCTCCGGCTTCACTTCCTGCAGCTAGGAGGAGCGGCCATCTTGGAGCTGCCGTCTCACTCCTACGCGGGCGGATGACAAACAGTAACGGACTTTGCAACTAACACTTTTAGGTTGGGACGTTAGCTACAAGTTAGAAGTGAACAGTCAAaggatggtttaaaaaaaaaaaaaaaaaaaaagaccaaactgGCATGGATGGTAAAATAATACCCCGGTGATACAAAAAGCAGTGTAAGTATGTATGCGTCTTTATTAAGGCTGGACTTACTGTATGAAATTAGAGTATATTTTATTGCCAAGCCTGAGTGAAGCGTGCAGAATAGTGTACAAGATTTCGCATCcactaaatggaaaaaaaaatacatgaagtcGTTTTCTTTGGCTTGATAGTGACGAAAAGAAGGCGTCGCGTATATGATTGGTCAGTGTTGTGAATGGCAGCAATGATCGACCAATCGGACTGCGTCTCCATAGAAATGACGTTTCCGCCCCACCGGCTCTAGAAAAACCACCAcaagtcgtcgtcgtcgtgtgGAAGAATCCATCTTAAACAGAGCACTCCGGCTTCGTGATTAGCAAGCGGGGCTGCGTCGTTTTACTTTAAAGATTGTCCTACCCCCCCCCGAATTGACAAGTaagtacttaattttttttcgattacaattgttgatatttttttaaaatttctgtTAAGTAGATGGTGCGAAAATAATTACTAGGCCCACGATGCGGCTTGCGCGGCCTGTGCGTTACGTAACTGCGAATATCAATTGAACATCTAATACTTGTATTTATATTCGTGAGAAATATGTTCTACTTTGTGTAGTCGAATCGTGGTCTACGCTGTAATAGTTACGGCCAGTTCACCAGCGAGCAATCGCAAATGGCAGTTTTTAACCGTCAAATTGAAGGAAACGGTGCCAGTCAAAATGGTGGGAAATGCGTGTGCATTAGCAAATGGCTACGAGCGCGCCGCATGCCAAAAGGATGTAACGCATTCGACGTACTTAAACGATTTTGCCTTGTGCGTCAAGGTGTATAATCACAACATGGCTGAGATCGAGCAGCAGTACATGGAGACGTCCGAAAACGGCCACGAAGTCGACGATGACTTCAATGGAGCCGGCCAGGCCGGTGCGAACGCCTTAGGTGAAGGAGATGGGGCCGACGACAATTCGCAAAACGGCGGCACGGAGGGTGGACAAATAGACGCGAGTAAAGGCGAGGAAGATGCAGGGTGAGTATGAAAATGGAATATACatgtaaatatttcatattCGCGGTGAAGCGGCGTTTTGGTGCGTTAGTGTTCTTTGTTCAACCGGCCTTTGTTGGCGCCATGTGCAGAGCGTGTGGGGGGATGGGCGTTCCTATGTGGGCTGCATCTATCACCAAATGTTTGAGCTCCTCTACTATTATTTCAATCGAAATACTGTTAATTAAAACTAAATACCCAATGTACTAATGTAAGCACTACTCTGGAACAGCGTGTACATTTACAATCCCCCACGTCTTTATTACCCCATTTATCTCTTGCATTTAGGAAAATGTTTGTCGGTGGCCTTAGCTGGGACACAACCAAGAAGGATCTCAAAGATTACTTCTCCAAATTTGGCGAGGTGTCAGATTGCACCATCAAAATTGACCAGCAGACAGGCCGGTCACGAGGCTTTGGTTTCATTCTTTTCAAAGAGTCTGTCAGCGTAGACAAGGTgagtagtgggggggggggggggtcatgaaGAAGCTTAATTGTTTAGTGCACTTGTTGCATCCAATACTCTGAATTCTTTTAGGTTCTTGAACAAAAGGAACACAGACTGGATGGGCGACAGATTGACCCGAAGAAGGCTATGGCCATGAAGAAGGATCCAGTCAAGAAAATCTTTGTGGGGGGTCTTAACCCAGACACAGCGAAGGAGGTCATTGAGGACTACTTTAAAACATTTGGAGAGGTAAGATCCCAAATTGGTGCTGGTAAATGAATATAACTTGAAATTTGCAGGTTAAGCCACTGTATTTAACTCTGTATAGATCGAGACTATTGAGCTTCCCCAAGATCCAAAGACTGAGAAGAGGAGGGGTTTTGTATTCATCACCTATCAAGATGAGGGTCATGTCAAGAAAGTCATGGAGAGAAAATACCACACTGTTGGTGGCAGCAAGGTgagatcacttttttttttctctctctgatgTATTGATTCTCTCTCTGATGTAGTAATGTGTTCTGTTGcagtgtgaaattaaaatagCTCAACCCAAAGAGGTctaccagcagcagcagtatgGCGCTCGTGGATACGGCGGCGCGCGCGGTAGGGGCCGTGGAGGTGAGCATCTTTGAAAGAATCCCTTCCGGTGCTGTGCCTTGGTGCAGAAATGTGGCTCAATGCCTCCATTTTGTGTTTATAGGCCAGGGCCCAAACTGGAATCAAGGCGGTTACAACTACTGGAACCAAGGTGCTTACAACCAGAACTATGGAGGCTATGGACAGCAAAACTATGGAGGCTATGGCGGCTATGGAGGCTATGACTACTCTGGTGGTTATTACGGCTATGGGGGTGGCTACGATTACAGTAAGCGATAAGTGCCCCTGAGGGAAATCGCGACTGGGAGAAGCTTATTTTCTTGGTCCTCCTTGTTGTACAGAACTCAGTCCCTTTTTCTCTTGTCCTCCAGACCAGGGCAATACAAGCTATGGGAAAACTCCAAGACGTGGCCACCCGAGTAGCTACAAGCCATACTGATCACACGTAGTGCAGGTATGCATTTTTGCATCATCCGTGGTAGTATGAGAATATAGCTCTTACCATTGGTGCCTTCTtgattccccccctcccccccaaagacCTCCATCTATTCAAATTCCATTCCAACATTGTGGTGGGGGCTAGTGTAGTTTGTTTGATGGGGTCTGGATCCATTCCACCTGTCATCTTAAGATGCATCCCTACAAACACTACTTGATCGATAAGGGTTGAGCTGGTGGTGGTTGAGAATAGGACGTTTCACCTTGGTGTAATTGCTTCCGGTTCTGTTTACCCCCGGAAAATCTTTGTTCATTCACTGACTCGTTTAACTCACTCATGCACCCTGTCTGTCTTTGTGTAACTGCTTGCCACGTTTCGTTTATTCTCAGTAATGCTAAGCAACGTGTTTTTCTCTTAAGGTCTAACGTAAATAAGAAAAGAGATCCATGGTCTGACCACAGCGAACATGGGCTCTGGCTTTTCCTTTGGAGTTGGCAGAAATTTGGACTCATGCTCCATTTGTACAGATCAAGTGAGGAATTGGGGAAGCAAAtgtcacttttccactttttattttatattgttttgtccATTTACATTTCCAGTGATGGAAGTGTTAtttttactgtactttttgGTACCTTTTTGAATCTAATGTATTGTATGGTTGTATTTTTACATGTCTACTGGATTTACAAACAGGAGCAAGAGCTTTTAAAGctcacaaataaaacaatttagcttttttctttcagtgttCCTAGATCTTTAGTCATGTTCTCCCATGCTGACTGTTGGATGCAAGTTGCATGGCTTCGGGTGTGGGGTGAGGCAAAATTTAAGGGATTTAAACAAATCAAAGGGTTCATTGTAAGCGTGTCATGTGAATGTTTGCAGATGGCCTAGTAGATTAAGACAACCagcatattgtttttttctgttcttgtttttattattttttttattttattttttttgcttttatggaGATTCTTCCCCCGATCGTGTCTGCAATTTTAAGTGGCTTTACTAGTGTAATACAACTCAATGCAAGCCTGTTAAATGTATGAGGGTACCCCCTCTCTCTCACTGGATACTCATTCCTCTAGTGTCTTGGGCAAATTGGTAGAAATAAACTTTTGGTTTATATTACAAATGGAtctatttgttattatttgtaaagttaatgttaaatgtattgtactgttaAGTGGCTTGCTCAATATATCCGGAGTAATGTGAACATCGCGACGGATGCCTCATTGGGAAGCTGTGGGAGAGGGCTTCGCCACCTGCAGTGTTAATATTCAACCCACTAGATGTGGAACTGCGATACTTGAACATTAGTGTGAGTGTGGTCTGGTAAGTGCTAATCTTCAACACGTGTATTGAAAGTGATTCAGGCAAATTATAATACATTGCTAAGTATTAAAAAGGACACGTCTGTTTACTTCAATTgaatttggttaaaaaaaaagtactgtagttgtagaactAGGTATTGACTCCAAATGGATTGAATCTGCTCATTGCAGTCTTGCAGAAATGGTGCATAGTccctgtaaaaaacaaaacaatgcattAAGTATATCAGTATTGTAACTGCTCTTAGTTGCTTCTGATTTGACATTTCCTAATTTCTTATTGGGACAATGGCAATGTGTGAAATTGAGCTTTACCTGCCAGATAGATATCTACCTCTGACCTTAATGAATGTGACCGTCTGAAATGTTTggatcaaattaaaacattttacacaggATCAACAAACCTAGATGTCTTCCTTTTCCAGTTTCAGATTGGCTTCCATGTCTAGGAGATAGTACAAGTCATGTTAAGGGTATGGCTTCAATGTCATTGAAATCAAGCAGATATTGTGTTGAGGGTATCTCGTTGAGTAAACCCTGTAAGACCCAATGTTTGTGTTGCTGGTGGTATTAACCTGTGAGGATGCGATCAATGCACCGCACCACCAGCTCAGCATCCTCCATATTGAAGCACATGGGCGGTTTAAACTTCAAGACACTTTCCCATGGGCCATCTGTACTGACACAGATTCGATCTTCTACTTTGAGCCTGAATTAGAGACATGTTAAAGAATAAAATCTCAGCAAAATTCAAGCAGAACTGGTTTCGCACTTCTACCTTTGCACCACCTGTGCTGCTGCTTTGGTAGCAGGTGTCCTCAATTCTCTGTCTTCTACCAGCTCAACTCCCATAAAAAGTCCCACACCTCTGTAAAATTGCAAAATTACTAACACAATAGTACTAATTGCGTCTAGTAAAAAGGTGGGGGAAAATTAATAGATTTACAATTTATGTAAGGTTTTGGGAACTCATGACTACATTAGCTAAGCATAGAGGTTTGGTTTACTTCATGTACACTAGTCACCATAAAATGAAtagtttttgtttgactttccaACACCTTAACATATTGCGCCATTACCTAACATCTCCAATAATTTTATGTCGACTTTTCAGCTTTGTGAACAAATCTTTCAGATGTGCCCCGACCCTTTTGGCGTTTCCTCTCAGATCCTCTTTCTCTATCACATCAAGGACGGCCAGGCCAATTGCACAAGACACTGGGTTCCCTCCAAACTGCAAGAAATTGAACATTATACATTTTTGCTTTGTAAAGAAAGCCACAGAAAAAGCatgcaaaaatgtattaatttatgtATCGAATGTTACAACAAATCACAATTACCGTATTGAAGTACTCCACTTTATTGGCGGTGAAAGCGCTAGCTATCGCCACTGTAGTTGCCACGCATGCAATGGGATACCCGTTGCCCATCGGCTTGCCCATGGTTACTATGTCAGGACAAAAATCTGCTCCTTGCAGCTGAAACGCCCAAAAATGACTTCCCACACGTCCAAAGCCGGTCTGCACCTCGTCTGACACAAACACCCCTCCTGCTGAGTGAACATACCTGTGGAAAGCGAAGCAAAGTGTGGAACCTTGTACTGATGCCGTATTAAGCAAAGGAAGACTTACTCTGCAACTTTAGATGAGTATCCTTGCGGCAAAATGATTTGTCCTGCCACACTTTGCATTGATTCGGCAAAGAAGGCAGATATCTGTGACAAATGGAAATAATATTGCGGTTGCATGACTGTTACTGCCTTTGGTGGCTCATTTGCTTATGTCACCTTGCGACCCTTCTTGTGCACCTCCTCTATTAGGTTCTTGACTGTATTTGCATAAGCTTGGCCTGGATTCAGCTCATCCTCTTTGTACATGCCTCTGTAGGTATCTGGTAAGGGTGCCTGACATGGTGAAACATTATTTAACAACAAAACACGTTTCAGCAGTTTTTATAATCAAATATTTACACACCACATGAACCCATTCTTTTTGTCCTGTCAATTTCCGGAACTTGTATGGACTGATGTCGATGAGGGACACTAAATGACCGTGGTATGCACTACAAGGAGATTCatattttatactgatgagtcaCAAGCGAGAAGATGAATTTAATGTGTTGTAAAGGAATCCTCACTGGTCGAGCACAATGACATCTTCGTGTTGAGTGTACTGCTGGGCCAAGCGTAGTGCAAGATCATTGGCCTCGGAgctgtaaggaaaaaaaaaaagaatgtaagtTTACTGACAAAATTACACTACTCTCAAGCAGCAAATACTTAATTGGGCTTTCAGGTCAagtcaggatgaacctaaaatgcactatatatcTAAACTTGGGAATGCACATGTGAAACtgtaatgtttcagtactttttgcaccagttgacaaggagctgaatggcaaaaaaacATGAGTTTAATCTATTAATCGATCAGTACATTTTCTGGTTCAATTAGAGTGTATATCGAAACCGCCCTTTTAATCATGCTCTTCACCCATTGATATCATGAGCTCAAGACGATGCCTACAAATCTATCAACAGTACCTTGCCATTGTGAGGCTAATGGgttgttctcagagggaagtagCCACTGAGCTTATAGTGTAATCAGCACGTTGCAAccgactggaagagtcacagaaaggtacAGAAGTGGACACTCTGCTGTAAATGTTGCTGTTCAGCTACTTGTTAGAAAATATCAAGTAGTGCAAAATGTACTACAGCACTGAACAGTtgggacatgtgcattcaaaagttcagAGGAGGTCAAATTAAGGTCACCCATAACAGGTAcattgcattttaggttcatcctgaaattttccCCGAAAGCCGGATACCCTTTAAAGTGTGAGGCCACATTTGGTATTATATACTCTTACCTACCCAGAGTTGACAAAGTAGAAGACAGACAGTCTCTCGGGCAAGGTGGCAGCCAGGCGGTCTGCATATATGACCAAACTGTCGTGCAGGAATCTGGTGTTGGTGTTCAgaaggtccatt
This window encodes:
- the nme5 gene encoding nucleoside diphosphate kinase homolog 5 yields the protein MEATWLFEEIPFPRIYVERTLAIIKPDAIHKSEEIEDIILTSGFTILQKRKLQLSPEQCSDFYTEHHGKLTFPKLTAYMSSGPIIALTLARDNAIAHWKAIIGPIKATETHPESLRAKYATSELENALHGSESFHVAEREIKFMFPNTLTVPTREETEEYLSRYVNQTLLQGLTELCKHKPLNPCVWLAEWLIKNNPNKPQICDGAVVKGAE
- the hnrnpaba gene encoding heterogeneous nuclear ribonucleoprotein A/Ba; its protein translation is MAEIEQQYMETSENGHEVDDDFNGAGQAGANALGEGDGADDNSQNGGTEGGQIDASKGEEDAGKMFVGGLSWDTTKKDLKDYFSKFGEVSDCTIKIDQQTGRSRGFGFILFKESVSVDKVLEQKEHRLDGRQIDPKKAMAMKKDPVKKIFVGGLNPDTAKEVIEDYFKTFGEIETIELPQDPKTEKRRGFVFITYQDEGHVKKVMERKYHTVGGSKCEIKIAQPKEVYQQQQYGARGYGGARGRGRGGQGPNWNQGGYNYWNQGAYNQNYGGYGQQNYGGYGGYGGYDYSGGYYGYGGGYDYNQGNTSYGKTPRRGHPSSYKPY
- the phykpl gene encoding 5-phosphohydroxy-L-lysine phospho-lyase, with translation MASKLLTKEETLTMRRRLIGQSCRLFYSDDPVKIVRAKGQYLFDENDNRYLDCIGNVHHVGHCHPSVTKAAAEQMDLLNTNTRFLHDSLVIYADRLAATLPERLSVFYFVNSGSEANDLALRLAQQYTQHEDVIVLDHAYHGHLVSLIDISPYKFRKLTGQKEWVHVAPLPDTYRGMYKEDELNPGQAYANTVKNLIEEVHKKGRKISAFFAESMQSVAGQIILPQGYSSKVAEYVHSAGGVFVSDEVQTGFGRVGSHFWAFQLQGADFCPDIVTMGKPMGNGYPIACVATTVAIASAFTANKVEYFNTFGGNPVSCAIGLAVLDVIEKEDLRGNAKRVGAHLKDLFTKLKSRHKIIGDVRGVGLFMGVELVEDRELRTPATKAAAQVVQRLKVEDRICVSTDGPWESVLKFKPPMCFNMEDAELVVRCIDRILTDMEANLKLEKEDI